DNA from Balearica regulorum gibbericeps isolate bBalReg1 chromosome 18, bBalReg1.pri, whole genome shotgun sequence:
CGCCCCCATCCACCTTTCCCCAAGTTATATAGTGTGCATGACGTCATatgctatggaatatccctttggccagttggggtcagctgtcctggctgtgtcccctcccagcttcttgtgcatccccagcctcctcactggtggggcagtatgagaagccgAGAAGTCCTTAACTTGGTGTAAATGTTGCCTAGCAACAatcaaaacatcagtgtgttatcaagcttattctcatcctaaatccaaaacgcagCGCTATACCagctactgggaagaaaattaactctatcccagccacaACCAGGGCAACTTCCAAAATCCATAAAATTAACTCAAACGCATTTGAAAGTCTGAATAAGGCTCCCTACATAcaggtttaattaaaaatatttgaccGATTTTACAGTTTTGTGTGAAATAACTTTCTTGAGTTTGTCCACAAAGTGGGGCTAATTTTAGCTCTTTCAAGCTGAACGTATAACGCGTCTCATAAACAATGCTACTTTGGTAGAGGTTCACCAAACAGCAAATACAATGGGACTGGAGAAAAGACAAGAGTATGAAGCAAGCGTGAAAATTCATTGCAAATTGAAATGCAAGAGAGCTATTGTACGGTGATCTTGCAGGCTTTGAATCTAAGAAGTTAATTTCTAAGGCCTGCTTCAGTAATAATATTTAGCGGCTTGTCAGtgtctttattttcagactTCCCGTTCGCTCCTTATTGCCATCTTGGAGACTACACAAGTATTAATACTTGTAAAATGCTTAAGGTTCAAATCCAGCAGAAACGCTGAATGCTTTCAAGTTACAAGCTAAGCACAAAGATGGGGAGGTTTCTGGGGAAGAGCAAAAAGGCTATTTTTAGACCACTGTTGCTATAATTTAATATTGGTTCTGCTGTGAAATTAtgaaacttttcatttcagaatggCTGAAGGTAGCATAAAGTATTAAGCTTCACTGTAAATACAGTCATTCACAGTAGTGACCCTCTTAGAATTCATCTAAAGAGCCTGGAAGATTTGTGTGTATGAACTGTATAAATCAAATCATTATGCTGAATAAATTGTCTCCTTTTTTCTAGTGGGTATTCCCACAATTAAGTGGTGTGGAGCTGAAGGGGACTACAACGTAATGGTGATGGAGCTGTTGGGACCCAGTCTGGAAGATCTCTTCAATTTTTGTTCCAGGAAATTTAGTCTCAAGACGGTCCTATTACTCGCTGACCAAATGGTAGGAAACTGCTTTGTTGATCTTGATGGTACAGTATGTTAGGATATTAGAATTTCCCAATTAAATTGAGAGCTAATAACCaactatgttttatttctgtaatttagaGGTGAATAGGCTGTATCATTAGAGAAAAAACTCAGaattagttttgtttctgtaaatataaaatgtcCCATCCAAAGTAATTACAAAgtcttaatttgatttttaaaaacctggACCTGTGCTGTTTGCAAGCGAGGTGTTGCACTGctcaaagacaaagaaattcCCCCAAGAAAGTTTTGGAAACGAATGTAAAATAGACACAGATAAACCTCTCCAGCTCTTTCCCTGTTACCTTCTAAATTATGTTCTCTTTAATGCTCTTACCCTTTACAATAAAAAGTTTCTTTACCTCTTTTATCATTAAGACAGTGTTGCTAgtgtttttataataaaaaggGTGTGTGCCTAGTCTCTTGacgattattttttttttctctgtatttagaTTAGTCGAATTGAATATATTCACTCTAAGAACTTCATCCACCGAGACGTGAAGCCAGATAACTTCTTAATGGGCCTGGGGAAGAAAGGCAATCTTGTCTACATAATAGACTTTGGATTAGCAAAGAAGTATCGAGATGCTCGAACTCACCAACATATTCCATATcgtgaaaataaaaacttaacaGGAACTGCCCGTTACGCATCCATCAACACTCATCTTGGAATTGGTGAGCTGGggaaagcaataaataaacGTTTTAAAAGTGTCGATGCACATGGTTTTAGTGCAAGTAGATGTTGCTTTATGGAGGCATAGAAGACAGTCCCTGTTTCTGGCACTAACAGTGCAGCATGCTTGGCCTCGTATCTCTTGATTGGGTGGGATTTGGTTTGTAATTCTCAGGAATGGCACTTTTTTTAGTAACTGCAAGAGTGATAGGCTTTTTCTTGTACTGGATGAGTTTATCATGGGCATAGTAACTCTGAGCTATCTCTTGTTTTTCTAAGGGTTTTTATGACAGTCTTGTTGCAcagtcttttgttttttcagtagaaaatgaAACCTAATGAGTCCACTTTTTTATGCTGTTGTAGAGCAATCTCGCAGAGATGACTTGGAGTCCTTGGGCTATGTACTGATGTATTTTAACCTGGGCTCCCTCCCCTGGCAGGGACTGAAAGCAGCAACAAAGAGGCAGAAATACGAACGtatcagtgaaaagaaaatgtctacACCCATTGAGGTTTTGTGTAAAGGATATCCTTGTAAGTTACTCTTTTGTGGCCCTAGGCTTACATGTTCATGTTTTagtagtatttcttttttctttacactgaATTCTACCAGTCTTTTTTACTTCTCGCGCTCCCCACCCCTTGGACACGTCTGTGATAAAGATACTGTGCTTTCAAGACTGGGATCTTAGTGTTCATAGACCATTTCTAGTTATCCGGTTATCCCTTGTCTTAACTATTAGTAAACAATCATTGTGGTGCCATCGAGTTGAAGGGTGGCTTGGTACGTCTGATTACCAGGGTATTGAACATGCATGTGTCTATGCTGGCTGCATAACTCTAACAGACAAATAGCTTTTTTGAGAAACTACCCGTTTCTTCATACGTGTGGGTACTGTTTATTGGATGAATCGGGTTGTATAGTCAGATGCACCTGTTATTGCAGTTGTTTCACTTGGGAATTGTCATTCCAGGTTCATCTGGTTTGGCATGTTGATGGTCAGCGTCTGTGAGAGGCATAAGAAACCCTCCTATATCCTAGCATCATGCCTCAAAGCTGTTCTGTTTATCAGTTTGGTATTTACACCACAGTAATAACTAAGCAGTTTTGAGCCTTGCAAAATAGTacttaaatctgttttaaaacttgTTAACATTAGCTGCCATCAGAGAATATTGTTGATCTTTCATTAAGAGTTCTGTCTATTCTTTCCGTGCTCTTGGCTTCGGTGGCTAGATACGATAACGAGAACTATAGTTTTTGTTAGGGTTGCATGAAAACTTACTGTCTTTGATCTGTTTTAAATGTCACTTGATACGTGTTCCTTTACATTCATTAACTATGTTTTTTCTCTGGGCTTAACAGGCAGGGAAGACTAATCAACGTTTCTTGTGCTGTTTGTtagtatttctttcttaatgtAAATTATTAATAGTTCAGCAAGAAACACTTGAACTCAAAAGCTGGTATTTTGATACTGCTAGTATCGCTAGCATATTAAATTCACAactatattcatttttttgctgtgtaaCTAATATTTCGTGtgccatattaaaaaaaggtgtttgGATTATTGCAAAACTAAGAGAGTAGCTTTACTTACACAAGAAATTTGTATGAGTCCCTTAGTTTTTGCGTGTTTTGTGAGGTGGCAGAGATGAATCTTTATGTGACTTAACAACAAAGGTATGCTATTTGGTGTCCCGcaagaaattgcatttaaataccatcaaagcaaagaaaggccaaaaaaatctcctttctttGCTCGACTGTGGTTTTAAACCTGTCCTCCCCCCGAACTGTTGGTTAAAGAACTCTAGTATTGGGTCCTCTCTGCTGTTGACAAATGAGATCTTTGCCTCCTCTGTGAtagacaaataattttgttttcaggttgACTTGATAGATGGGCTATGGTGTTGCCTTCAGTAGATTTCTAGTATTAGGTCATTGTTCTTATGTTTAGGAGATTCcctgtttgttgggtttggggtggttggggttgggtttttttattcagaactataaaaagcaaatgtgaagcCGAAGGACAAAAACAGGCTTTCTTTTATTACAGCTGAATTTGCCACATACTTGAATTTCTGCCGTTCTTTGCGTTTTGATGATAAACCGGACTATTCCTATCTAAGGCAATTATTCAGAAACCTCTTCCACCGACAAGGGTTCTCCTATGACTATGTGTTTGACTGGAACATGCTGAAATTTGTGAGTAGCTGGCATagctttctaaaactttttctttttctttttctttttgctggttttttttttttttgtttttactacaTTGTTAGTTTTGAGTATCTTAACTGATACTGTGAGATTGTCTTGCCTTTTTCCTCTTGGAAGCTCTGTCGTCTagaaaaaaagatcaggaaatgaagaaaagcaggagataCAGGAGCCATGAGATGGGAGTTGAATGACAACTAGGTTGAAGTTACAGGGTTTTAAACGTGTAAGGCTTCTGAGATACTTCCTTCAGGGCAGTCACCAGGCTGGATTGCAGAATTACTGTTTTCACCCATCTTGATCTTCAGCACAGGTTGTTTGCAACTGTCGAGGAGGTGTCCAGCCGCCATAACAGTATGTGTGTACATTAGCATTTTGGAGACTATCCCACCAGTTCTATGAACAGAATTTATGGCAGTTCTCAAGAAATTTTACCAAAATAATTAATGCCCTAGCAAACTTCAATTCATGGGTTgtccctttttttattttcagtatttttatctAAATATATAGTTGTTTGCTCCATAATCCCCCAAGTTGTTCACTAGTCTTGACCCGTAGGGTGCaagcagagcagctgaagaTGCTGAACGTGAAAGGCGAGAACGAGAGGAAAGATTGAGACATACACGAAATCCGGCTGTGCGTGGATTACCCTCCACTGCTTCTGGCAGGCTGAGAGGAACGCAAGATGTAGCTCCTCCTACTCCTCTTACCCCAACTTCACATGCTGGTAAGTAAGCAAGTACCTGGATAGATGCACCTTGTAGACTACTCAAATTTGCAGTTTGTTCCTGGTCATTGGAAATTTGAAATAAGAATTAGGATACCTGAGTGGTATTTGTCTCTGgtcagggtttggggttttttgattggtttctttcccccttttcagTAGGTTGAAGGTAATTGCATGCAGTCATTACCTGCCCATtgctacttttatttctgtgaacgTAAAACAAAGGCCTGGATATCTCTTGTTTGACTCTGTGGAAGTTTTGTATGCTAACGGCGAGAATGTAGTTTTTCCGGTGAACATGTTGTAATCCCACTTCTCGTTACGAGAAtctaatgtgttttttctcacAGCCAACACCTCTCCTCGGCCCGTATCTGGTATGGAACGAGAAAGGAAAGTGAGTATGAGATTGCATCGTGGTGCCCCAGTCAATATCTCGTCGTCTGACTTAACAGGCCGACAAGATACCTCTCGCATGTCAACTTCGCAGGTAAAATAGATGTCTGTGTAATGGAAAAATGAGGGCAATTTGATAAAGTTAATTTGCCAAAAGAACATACCAGCTAATTGATGTGATTTCGTACTGATTTTGCAGATGATGTTGACTCGTATAAATACTTGACACTTTAACTGAATGTTTGTGATGTGGCTGTAAactactgtaaagaaaaaaaattatttttgtttttaccttGGCAGTAATAAGCATAAAGTACTCAATACAGAGTCATTGGTGTATGAGATGATGCAAAATCCTAGAGATACAGCATTTTTACCTACAATTATGGTGTTTAGCTCCTTTGctcatttaatttcttactCTGCTTCCTCACTGATAACAGATAGAAGTTAGAGGCAGTTTTGAGTCATGTTTCCAAATCAACAGAGCAGAGAATATTGGTGCAGAATAGACAAGAAATAGTTGGTGAAGAACAGAAGAGTGcaaaagtgaagaaatgttGTACTGCAGTACTGCAATTTAGAGCAGATGATAAGCCACATACGTGGAAGATTTGTAGGTCACAGAAGGCTCATTTGAAGAGGATGGCAGGAGGATGAATGATAAGAGTGGTTCATAGCCACGGTCGGCACCGAAATCATCCTCATTGGTCACAGCGACTTAGCAAAGAAGTTTTAAggaattcttctttttaagacTGACTAAcaatgtttaaatatattttcaactCTTTATGCTATAGCTGAAACATTCCTTTTTCACGGTATTCGCACAGACTTGTCCTCAGTAGTGTGTGGCCTGGCTTTGTACAGCTTACCTTCAGTCTTACCTACAGAATGCGGAATTGTCTGTACGGTAGGCATACTGTGACGTTACTGGGAGATCAGTCTGTTACAAGGACTGGTGCAGTCGCCGTGGGGTTTTTCCATCACGCCTCAACGCTGTGCTGGAGTTCTAAGTGCATAATATTTGCCATGTACTTGTTGTAGTCCTCGTTGACAGAGCATATtgatgaaaattaactcaattCCTTTTGGCTTCATCTTTTAATTGgcagaattaattattttgtatacTACGTGTTCTTACATATAAAAATCTTACTGCTAGAGGGAACGCTCTTTTAGATGGAGACCAGGTGGGTATCTCTAATGAAGACCGAGGGTGAACCGGATTGGAGAAACAGTTCTGCCATAACAAAAgcaaagtgggatttttttggatTAGTTTTCAGATGAATGAATAATTTCAACATGTAGCTGCACAAATGTTTGTGCTTGCACAAGGGATGAACAGTTCGGGAGCAGAAATGACGAGAGTAGGAGACAGGTGAGATTTTCTGTATTGGCTTTGGTGGCAATTTTTGCCAGCTTAAATTGTTCGCTGAACCGCAATTCTTGCTGCCAGAAATTCTCACGTCGAAGTATTTTATGCTGAAGTTTGTTAACAGTATGAAAACAAAGCGGGCAGAACTGTGCTTAGGTATGGATCTTGTAAATATGCCTAAATACCTTATAGAAGGATGTAAAGAAGGTGCAgctagactcttctcagtgatACCCAGTGAAtggacaatgggcacaaattgaaatgtaataaattccatttagacataagaaaaaaaaatttactgtgagagtgggCAAGgactggaacagtttgccctAAGAgcttgtggagtctccctctTTCAAATTACTTGGAACCCAGTGGGACTTTGTCCTGAGGTGGCCTGCTCTAGAAGACTGTGCTTCAGGTAGtgggattggactagatgatctccagggGTCCCTTCTGACCTCCTCTGTTCTGAGGGGCTGTGATGCCGAGTTCCCCCTGAACTTTTACTCAAAGTGTAAAGATGGTTTCCTGGTAAAGTGTGTATGCTCGGGGTTTGTCTCTGGAGTTCTGAGCAAATCTCATATGCGTTGTCGCTATTACCAGTCAGACAAATAATTAATGGGAGTAACAGAAATAAGTGCAGTGATGCTACTTGACTATGTTAGGAGAGAgtatatctttaatttttttgctttattatggACATGTAGCTCAGTGTACGTGTGATGCTTTTCTAAACGTTGTAAGGTACAAGTAATCCAGGTGGGTTTGCAGATACGTTTTGGTTCTGCCTAACTTGTAAAATGGGAATACTCTGAGATTGTGTAggatggtgggtttttttgcgtAGTCTTTGAATATCCAGATGTATAATTTGTGGTGTAGGCCAACAGTACAGTCTGGCTTAATGGCACATTTCCGTACCTGCCCTTTTTAACACTCTGTTCCGAGAATAGAATCACTCGGTTGACTTCTTTACAATCCCAATAGCTGCCTAGTCGGGATCTTCTCCGAGTTCGTTAGAATTAATTATTCATCATCTGTTGTCTTCATTTAGTTCTTATCAAGGCAGCAAACCACTGCTGGTCTCCACTCATGATGACTGAGTAACAGTGTGTGACTGTAGTATAATTTAAACAGCTTCCCATGGGCCTCTCAGATTTGGAAGGCAGGAGAGATTTACTTAGACTACCTTGTAACACTTCCCCTTGAGCTCGTTAGAGAAAATTTGCTTCTCGTTTTCCCGGTTCTTGCTTACTCCGTAGCAGGCAAGATGGCTCAAGTTGCACGTTTTCATAGCTTATGCTCTTACTGTCTTCATAACGTTAAAGTGGTTCTTCCATAATCAGAATTTATCCTTAGATGTTAACCAGGTTACCAATTAAGGCCATGGGTTTCCCATTATCTTTATATCTTGTTCTTAGCCAGGAAAACCTGAAGTATTCCACTTGCATGACAAGGTTAATAAGGAGAATTTTGATTGGCTAGGTGTAAGAGTATAGAAAATCATCCATACCACTTCTTATGAGGAGAACAGTAAAGAACAACAACTGTTTGTCCATGCCCGTTCCAAGTGTGTTAGTTTCCTTTGTCTTAAGTAAATATGTTCAGGAAGTGCTTAGATCATACTCCTGGtagaaagcagtttttaaagtttgctaTGCAGATCTACAGATGTCTTATGTTAAGAACAACATTTGTTAGAGTTGTTATTTATAACTTGATAAATTagctttgttattttatttggatGCCTTGGTTTGGTAAGGCAACATTGAGTCTGTAATCTCCATCATCTAGAGGAAGGGCTGCTGCTTGTTAAACTCTGGGCAATGGAAATGTGCAGAGGTTActcaaagaaataatgaaagctACTTACCTCTGAGTAGAGTTCTTAAAGATGACTtgacatttttatctttcttttttccaaaatgagttCCGATCAGCTCAGACTGAAACTGAAAACTAAGGCTGGGAATGTGGATAATATGAACCAAAATTCTCTTACGGAAAAACAGATCATCTCAGAGAAATTTAATACTCATGGGAAATCGGTAATTGGTAAGGATAGCAAAATAGGTGTCATGTATATTCCCCACCTCCAAGGTATTGTCCACATAGTACCTAAATCATTCTCACTGTAAAGACTAGCTCTTCATAATGCTAAGCAACAAGTGTTTATTGGAGCAACAGCTAGCATGTTAACGAAACAGTTTGTGAAACTTAAGTGTTTCTAATGAAATGACATAAATTCTATGGCACACgttcagtatttttctgaattatatGGAAGTGAATGCAACAGCTAAAAACCTGCAAGTTGTGAGATGTTTGACAGCGATAAACATTAGTAAGAGCTGAAGCAGTCAAGTAAAGCCTATTCAAATAAAGTGTGTATTACTGCAGTACTCCTGATTAGGATGAAGGAGTGGAGCCCATTGTCTTATGTATGGGAACTATATCTCTGGTAAGCAATGGCATAATGTTGGGAGAGGTTAGTGTGATGTCATAATGAAAGGGCATAATTTCATCCTTGAATCTTATGTATGATACAGTAATGAACAGAAATGGAGAGGTTATTTCATGTCATTAATGAGACGGATGCTGGAATATTATACTTAGTTCAGTTCTCAGTATCTTAAATTGTTGGAAAACTGTAAGTAACACAGAGAAGAGCCATAAAAATTGAGCTTTGGAGAACAGATTGTACAATGCAAGAGTTTCAAATCAGTGTCTTTCAGTTTGTCTGAAAGAGAAGAGCTCATCTTGAGTTTGTTGTTGTAGTATTTTGGAAACAATGGTTTTAACAGGAACTGACATTTATGCAGAAAACATATGTGAAGAACCTcttgcttaaaattaaaattactcacatttaaagaaaagcgAAACAGAGGTCTAAGTGAAGGCACTTAGCCACTGAAACAACTTCTAAAACAAGTAGATCGTATGTCCCCTTTGCATCAAAACTGGATTCATTTCTAGGTGGTGTATTCAGGTCTAAAGCAAGCCTAAATTACGGGTCTCTGTGCAGTGAAGGCTTGGGATCTATGCTGGGCAGAAAATCATACCAGCTGTTAAAAGATCCTTCTGCTCGTAAACTCTGTGAATGAATTGTTTGCTAAAGTCTCCTTTACGTAGTCACTCTTTAAATGTTAAGAAACGTGGTAAAGGAGGTCTTGAGTATTCCAGTAAATGCTACTTTGAGTCAGTTCTGTCAGTCATCCCAAAAGCAGTGATCATCTCAAGAGTCTACTTATGGGTGAGTAGccttcatttcctttcacagaAGATTCGATCTGACTGCTCATGGTATACAGTaagttgtttaattttttttttccctgaatgtAGCATGTTCAGCACCCAACAGTCAAAGCTGTGCATAATTCCTACTGGTAATAGAGGTATTATCTCTGTAGTTAGAAGAAAAGATTGGAATGCTgcacaaagaaatatttgattaAGTTTCTTTGACGGGAGAAATTTTT
Protein-coding regions in this window:
- the CSNK1D gene encoding casein kinase I isoform X2; amino-acid sequence: MELRVGNRYRLGRKIGSGSFGDIYLGTDIAAGEEVAIKLECVKTKHPQLHIESKIYKMMQGGVGIPTIKWCGAEGDYNVMVMELLGPSLEDLFNFCSRKFSLKTVLLLADQMISRIEYIHSKNFIHRDVKPDNFLMGLGKKGNLVYIIDFGLAKKYRDARTHQHIPYRENKNLTGTARYASINTHLGIEQSRRDDLESLGYVLMYFNLGSLPWQGLKAATKRQKYERISEKKMSTPIEVLCKGYPSEFATYLNFCRSLRFDDKPDYSYLRQLFRNLFHRQGFSYDYVFDWNMLKFGASRAAEDAERERREREERLRHTRNPAVRGLPSTASGRLRGTQDVAPPTPLTPTSHAANTSPRPVSGMERERKVSMRLHRGAPVNISSSDLTGRQDTSRMSTSQNSIPFEHHGK
- the CSNK1D gene encoding casein kinase I isoform X1 gives rise to the protein MELRVGNRYRLGRKIGSGSFGDIYLGTDIAAGEEVAIKLECVKTKHPQLHIESKIYKMMQGGVGIPTIKWCGAEGDYNVMVMELLGPSLEDLFNFCSRKFSLKTVLLLADQMISRIEYIHSKNFIHRDVKPDNFLMGLGKKGNLVYIIDFGLAKKYRDARTHQHIPYRENKNLTGTARYASINTHLGIEQSRRDDLESLGYVLMYFNLGSLPWQGLKAATKRQKYERISEKKMSTPIEVLCKGYPSEFATYLNFCRSLRFDDKPDYSYLRQLFRNLFHRQGFSYDYVFDWNMLKFGASRAAEDAERERREREERLRHTRNPAVRGLPSTASGRLRGTQDVAPPTPLTPTSHAANTSPRPVSGMERERKVSMRLHRGAPVNISSSDLTGRQDTSRMSTSQIPARVTTSVLQSAVHR